Genomic DNA from Pseudomonadota bacterium:
GACGACAGCGCCGGGAAAGCCGTCAAGAAAACCCTCCAGCCAGGTGATAGCGGCGATGTCCAGATGGTTGGTCGGCTCGTCCAGCAGCAAGACATCGGGCTCGGCAACCAAGGCGCGGGCCAGAAAGGCGCGCCTTTGTTCGCCGCCCGAGAGCGTTGCCATATCGCGTTCGCCGCCTAGTCCCAACCGATCGAGAACCGCGTCAGCGCGATAGGCGGCGGCATCGCCGTCAGGCCCGGCGGCGACGAACTGAACGACCGTGCCCCCCAACGGTTCGACGGCCTCCTGATCGACCAAGGCCACGCGTGTCCCCGGCTGCAAGAAGCGTTCACCGCGATCGGGTTCGACACGGCCCGCGAGAATCTTCAGCAAAGTCGACTTGCCGCTGCCGTTGCGCCCAACCAGGCAAAGACGCGCACCCGGCTCCACACCGAAACCGACTCCCTCGAAGAGCGGTTTGTGATCGACAAAAAGCGCGGCATCGCGCAGGGCGAGGATCGGGGCAACCATGGCGCGACGGCATAGCACAGGCAACGACCCGTCCCCAACCGTCGGTGCTTGCCGCGCCCACACGCCGATGACAGGATGCCGCCATGGGGGCGCCGATGACCGAACCAATTCGTGGGTTAACCACTGTCCACTGGGCCGCGGCCTAGCGTGGCGCCCAACCTGGCAGAACGCGGTTGAGCCGCGACGACGCGGTTGCGCGATCCAGCCTGCGCCACGTCTTGTGGAGCCGGCTTTGGATCTATTTCGCGCTGATCTTCTGCGGCGGTATCTGGGGACTGGTGCCGACATTGGCCAAGTCAGCCGTCTCGGACGGCGCCCACCCGTTTGGCCTGACCTGGTGGCAGGCGGTTGGGGGCGGCACCATGGTGCTCCTCATCTCACTTACCCGCGGCAAACGATTGCCGCTCGACCGCCAGCACATCGGCTTCTACGTCTTCTGCGGCATTGCCGGGACCATCGTCCCGACACTCGCGCTTTTTTATTCTGCGCATCACGTTTCCGCCGGGATTGTCGCCGTCTTGATGGCATCGGTCGCGATCGCCGCCTATCCCTTGTCGATCATCTTCGGCATCGACCGCATGCAGCCGGTGCGGGTGCTGGGTCTCTGTCTGGGTCTTGCCGGCGTTGCTATGCTGATCCTGCCCGGCTCCGGCATCGGCGCCGGTGATCCCTTATGGATTGTGATCGCGCTCCTGATCCCTTTCGGCTATGCGGCCGAGAACGTCTTTGTCGCGATCAAGAGCCCGCGTCAGACCGATACGACGACTCTCGTGGCCGGCATGCTGCTGATGGGCGGCGTAATGATTACGCCCGTCGTTATCGCGACCGACACCTGGTACCCCATCACTTGGCCGTTGAACGAGGCCGAGCTGGCGGTGATCGGCATCTTCGTCATTAACGTGCTGAGTTACGTGCTGTTCCTGGCGCTGATCTACGCGGCTGGACCGGTCTTTGCCTCGATGTCCGGTTACTTCTCGGTGCTCACCGGCATCGTCTGGGGCATGGTCTTGCTGGGCGAAGACCACGGCGCCTGGTTCTGGGCAGCGTTGCTCAGCATGCTGGCCGGCATGGCGCTGGTCCGGGAGCGTGCCGTCCATCGCCGGGCCGACACGCCGTGAGCACA
This window encodes:
- a CDS encoding DMT family transporter gives rise to the protein MSRDDAVARSSLRHVLWSRLWIYFALIFCGGIWGLVPTLAKSAVSDGAHPFGLTWWQAVGGGTMVLLISLTRGKRLPLDRQHIGFYVFCGIAGTIVPTLALFYSAHHVSAGIVAVLMASVAIAAYPLSIIFGIDRMQPVRVLGLCLGLAGVAMLILPGSGIGAGDPLWIVIALLIPFGYAAENVFVAIKSPRQTDTTTLVAGMLLMGGVMITPVVIATDTWYPITWPLNEAELAVIGIFVINVLSYVLFLALIYAAGPVFASMSGYFSVLTGIVWGMVLLGEDHGAWFWAALLSMLAGMALVRERAVHRRADTP